The following is a genomic window from Solanum lycopersicum chromosome 6, SLM_r2.1.
ggggatcggagtgtcacgttccgacacatagaattaggggatcggagtgtcacgtaccgacacatagtggtaggggatcggagtgtcacgtaccgacacaagaggaggaaagataatgaattttgaaagatgataatatactcaacttaataaacttaattcccaaatgagtatggtgttgaggcttgagccctcatggatgaacttgatggtgcttattgatgattatagtacttgttgttgttacatgctgagttttatagttgatttacgataatatttgatatatattgttccttattttgagttggccgatgatatctactcagtacccgtgctttgtactgacccctacttttattgttttcttcttgtttaattgtggaatgcagcaaacgtgccgtcatcttcgactcaacaataattcaagtcagtcttcgtcacaccggatcttcagggtgagctaacgcttctagcttggactggatctcctccttcatgtcttgatgccttgaacctccggcacggactagcttcttatgtatttttttatttttatttttttagcttttagaatactcttagtttagtcatttgattgtagatgttcttgtggtgatgacttccagattctggggataatgataagtttttgagttatagaaattgattattgattttacttatgagcttaagtcttccgcattactttctgttgttattgcattgaaatgttaaggttagattggttggttcgctcacataggagggtaagtgtgggtgccagtcgcggcccgattttgggtcgtgacaaagaatgtaaagaaaattaatgaatcTTAAGGTTGTTAACAAAAAAGATGTATATTATACTAAAATGCCCTTTAATTGTGTGGTCATAAAGATGACATGTGGAATTTTACAATTAAAGAGTTGTCAAATTAGGAAAGAGTATTCTTTTATAAACTGGctaaaaggaaaagagaaacaAATTCAAACAGAAGGAGTAACTAATATGCTTCTTGATTGGCTACAAAACCTTATCATCTCTTCATTGCCTCTAGGGAAAGATTTGTTACTTTCTTTTTCTGATTAGTCTTGTAACACAAATTCTCTATTATTCTCTGTAGCTGAACTTTCTTATGTAATAAGGAAAGAACTTAGTACTGAAATAGAGTTGGCAAAAACATCATAACCAGAATCATCCATATAAGAAAGAGCAAGATAACGATGTTATTTAGGAATAGAGGCATTTCTAACAACGGGACTGGCAATAAAAGAGACAAGCTACTCCAAAGACTCTTGGAGTTATCCCCCACCATGCTCATATTGTTACTTGATGAGCTTAGTTCTACCTAGTATGTAGCATATACCCACCACTACACTCACGACCCATATAGACATTAATAAAACAATACCATATCCTGGTCATTTGACAAGTCATACATCAAAATCCCACATTAACCTACGGCAGTCCGCTGTTGGTGCAGCATATACTGTTCTGTATGTTTCAAAAACAAGTCACACCCAAGGACAAATAATGGGGAAAAAAGGTCCAGCGAAATAGTAGGCAAGGCCATTAGAGGTTAATCATCTGCATGATCATGAGAAAATAGAAAAGTTCCACAGAAAAAGAATGCAGAAAAATGACCAAATCTAATAAACTTAAAGTTGTACttttgatataaaaatgcaTGACTCATATAGATGTCAACAATACGATCCTCGATACAGTCAAAACTCGGGATGAATCAACATTTTACCAATATGTGATTAGATCAAAGGATTAATAGAGAAAAATCTCATAAATCACTTACCGCTGTCGCCTATCAAGAGGAGCTTTATAAGGTAATCATAATCTGCTCGTGCCCTTGCCGGTGGTGCGGCCATTgaataatcaattcaaaatcaCCTAACACTTCGATTAATTCAATATCCACACACACACCTCTCTGCACACAATCAATCACAGAAATCAATTAAgcaaaaaacattaaatttcatccatatatatacataacgGAGCGGCATTGGAGTGTTTCACAAGCAGATCTAGGATAGAAACAATTGCAATTATATAATGCATCCATTGCCATCAACTCCAAACtacatataaaattaatcaaaaaaaaattgaaaaatttatgCACTGatttcaaattcttgattcaggagagagagagagagtagaaTTACCTTTGCACGTTAGCGAACTGTTGGCAATGGCACCGAGGAGAGGGCGGAGGGTGAGAGATATTTGCGGTGCTCACGCGCTCGcgaacaaattttgaaaaaagaagtGTGCGTCGCGGCGAATTATTATTGGgggaatttttcttttatattggGTATGTTTGTTCGTTATAAATTGGTAATGGATGTTTTGTGTAACTTGTTTTTAGAtatgaatactgaatatacataataaatatttaattttaataaaaaattgaatatttattaaaaatgattaatcaaataaaattatgattttaaataaatggAAAGCTTAATATACTTATCGGTGATAGTGGAGATAGTTTGTAATGGTAATAGTTATTGTTAGCGGCTGGTGAATGGTGATGATAGTTGTGCATGGAGGTGGTGGTTGTTACATTGACTATCATAATGGTGAAGATTACTGTTATCCAATATTATTGTATTGTACAAGCCACGAGTTTGAGAACAAGCATTGAATCTACATATATCATAAAAGGATGTAATGTAGAGAAAATTATGTGTCAATGTATGAAATGTACTGAACATTTAAAGAATACTAACATAATCATATTTTGAGGCATATGTAGGAATAATAACATAAGGTTTCCAAAATCACACACATCAGAAAAGAACATTAGAGAAAACAGATGAAGTTAATGCATAAGTATCATTTAAACTTCgttaaaaacatatacaaggATGAGCCTAATCCAGTAGCCTTACATGACCATATACATAATGAGACCATATTTgtaatgtctgaaataagcttTTACTAGTCAGGACagaaatataaatttgacgTAACATAGCCCTCCAGCTACCTTAAAATCAATGACATACTATAAGAACCAAACTAAAGTCTAACTAAATGCATTTCATAAAGTCCATTAGAGACGGATTTACCAACTGTAATCCAATATTGTTGTAAGTGCACTAACTGCGAGTCTGAGAACAAGCACTAAGTCTATATGCACCATAAAAAGATGCAACGCAGAGAAAAGCATGTGACAATGTGTGAAATGTACtgaacatataaaataatattaaaaaaataagtttagagGGGAGAGgaggggtaataggatcttagtttagttaaggtgtgtctctggaatttcggtcATTGTCTAGGGGGTATTTGTGCATTTTACCTATGAAATTATCCCTGGTTAGACATAAAATATCGAAAATTGTATTACCAAAACAAGcaaaattttttgtatttggtATGGTATTTGGgagtaaaattttagaattataaTAATCAGATTTGAGTTTGTTACGAGGTGTTAAAATCATTTGGTATTCGGTATTTTTcgaatatcaaattatttacttaatgAAGGTCATATATCAACATATTTATTACTCATTAGTACAAGTCCAAAGAGTGttaaagaaaaaacatgaaTAATCCAAGTACATGTCTTTTAGTTGTATCACTTTGCTTTTCTTGATGTCGTGTTGATGTTCTATTGTATAGTGTGTCCAcattaaagaaaatagaaataatttgagaaataaTATTAACTTTGTAATAAAATTAGCTACAAATTCAATATGGTATCACCGAATATCGTGTCAAATCGAATTTAATATATAGTTTCTTGAATTACAAAATCAAAActtgaaaattaatatttgttatcTACTTTTAACTATGGATTACCGAATTATCAAATCCCAACTTAATATCCAATGTCCATCCCtaaaattatacattaattttataaggtgtataaatattatttctagtAAATATTTGGATAACAAATGCATGAATGAGTCTAAAGGGGTAATTCAGTCAATTCAATGAAGCACGTGGCGTGTTATAATTGGTACAACTATCTGTAGCTTCAAAGTATGACCGCCATCATGATATTTTTCGTAGGGTCAGTGGGGTAAAAGTAGGGGTGGGTGGTATCCACCGAATAGCAAGGGTAGAATTCGGGATTCTTCAGACAAATTGCCTTTGTTATCTCTACAAGTCTTCTTCTAGTCCTCAACGCTCCCTCTACCTTTTTTTTGTTCTCTCTCTCTACATCTGCATACGTTCAAAAATTATCAGCTCAGATCCTTCGGATTCATCATGGTAAGActtaatttttgttgatttatgCTGTTttgattgttcatttttttgCTGTGAATTCAACTTAGAACGAGATGAATCGTTGAGTATAACTACTGGTTTTGTTTTGTTAGTTTGTTGTACTTTATTTGTGTGCTGATCTTTTATTTTTGGCGATTTGATCTGTGAATCTGTGTGTTTTGTGTGGTGGAAACCCTAGGTTTTGGTTTAATGATGATGGATCGGATTCGATGTTGTTCAATCCATGGGATTTGAGTTTGTTTTACTGGTTTGATCCATGAGCGTTTGGTTGTTGAGGTCTAATTAATGATGTTTGTTTTACTGATTTGATCGATGAGCATTTGGTTGTTGACTACTTGTCTATAAGCGGAGTCTGTTTTACTGGTTAGTTGTTGAGgtcattttttctaaaaatggaGTCTGATGAGAATTTTTTGCTGGTTTCATCCATGAACATTTGATTGTTGAGGAcgttttgtcaaaaaaaaagatggagTGGTTTGATCCATGAGCATTTGGTTGTTGAGTTCATTTTGTGTGAAAATGGAGTGTGGTTTACTGGTCTGATCCGTGAACATTTGGTTGTTGAGCTCATTTTGTGTAAAAATGGAGTGTGGTTTACTGGTTTGATCCATGAACATTTGGTTGTTCGGGACGTTTTGTTGGAAGTTTTACTGGTTTGATCCATGAACATTTGGTTGTTGatatctttttgtttattatttgaaatttatccAGGTTGTTAGGATGTAAGAGCATGCATATTTGTTGTGTATATATGGAGTAGAACTTTTTCAAAAGTATGGAGTCCATATATACAGAGTTGAGATTTTTCCAGAAAGCAGTTATGTTTAGGAACTTGAAATTCATTTCTCTCGAGAAGTTGTGGACAATGTCATCAATATGTGGTATTCAATTTAAAGAACgactaattaaaattttctgtACTTAGTATATAGTTTTTGTTTCATTTCCAAGCTGTATGTGGCTTCTGTTTTCCATGCCATTCTTTCTGCCAAGCTGAGACCTACTGCCCTTTGAAATAATGGAATTCATTGTTGTGCTAAGTGATTTTTAGTTGTGAAGCAAGTTTTCCAACTACCTCATATCAAGTCCACTCGATAATTTCCTGCAACacattttgattttcttattgcTAAATAGGGAATCATCTTCGTATTGTCATgttggtttttttaaaaaaaatagcttCAGGGCACGATTGCTCACATTGGGCTAGTGCATATTCATTTATCAGATACAAGTAGAAATGATGTGTATTTTCTTAACTACAAATAGGAGTGTATTTTCTTGTTTGTTTGaagtttttgaaattaaatctcttgtgcattttacttcctcatttttcaaaatcttaATTCATTGTTGTCAGTTCCATGAACAGAAAGGCATGAAACATCTTCATTGATATTGGGTGAAGCAATCAATGCCAACACTAAGCCTCATCTTCAtgaatttcttatatatatctACTTTATTCAAGCTATTGTTTCAGAATATTAATCATAGTTTAACTGTTATATTGGTTGTCAACCAGCTATGCTTTGATATAGTTGGAATCGTTCACATGTACATTGTACAAGTATCTATAGAATAATTTGGTTCTAGTTTGTTGTAATGTTATTAAGAAACTTTATTCACCTTGGATTTTCTTTGTAGGCTAACGCTGCATCAGGCATGGCTGTGCACGATGATTGCAAACTGAAATTTTTGGAGTTGAAAACTAAAAGGGCTTTCCGCTTCATAGTATTCAAGATCGAAGAAAAGCAAATCATTGTGGAAAAGCTTGGTGAGCCAGCTGAAAGTTATGAGGACTTCTGTACACACCTGCCTGCAGATGAGTGTCGTTATGCAGTCTATGATTTTGACTTTCTGACAAAGGAAAGTGTCCCAAAGAGCAGGATTTTCTTTATTGCATGGTATTGTCAACTGATTGGCTTTGTTCTTAGTATAATCAAGTATTTATATGCTTGTATTGCCTGTAGTTATCCCCAAAAAATGTGCTTTTATTGCTCGTCTTTGTAGTGTGCTCACTAACTGTTCATATTTGTTTATGGTCTGTGTGTTTTGCATAGGTGTCCCGATACCTCTAAGGTTAGAAGCAAAATGATCTATGCTAGTTCCAAGGATAGATTTAAGAGGGAGCTGGACGGAATTCAGATTGAGCTGCAAGCAACTGATCCTACTGAGATGGGTCTGGATGTTTTCAAAAGCCGTGCCAACTAAATAAACATCTCTAGTACAACATTGGATGTTCTCTTTACTTTGTGGAAGAGAAATGTTAATATTTGTTGGGACAGGAGGGGTCGGCTTTGTTGTTAAACTCTATTTGAAAGGCTTGTCAACTTGTAGACATTATGTGGTTTTGATCTTATTTTGTGATGTTTGTGTGTGGAACTCATACCATAAGTAGCTTTTGGGGCTGGTACGAATCAAAATTGTTACTGGATTGTTCCTTCTTTTGACTTTGTATGTTCTGTTGCAACTTTTGTAATccatttattcattataatgcTGGTTGGTTGGCCGCTGCTGCGATAATTTTCTGTCGTGCACTCGTGCTTAGATGGTATTCTTAGTTTTACTTTAAGTTGGCATTAGGATTTTGAATTCTTCTTGCCTCTTATCAGTTTGATTACTATCTTGTTGGTGTGATGATAGCTTGATACTGACATGTTTGTAATTTTGAGCCAAAgattttatacatataaaacgTGTGCTTCTGAGACAACACATGTTGAATCAATAGGTGATGATAGTTAACTCCTTAAAGATAATTTACGTGAACAATAAATCCACGGGATTAAGTAAGTAAAAGAAGATTTTATAATATTGCTCCAATTCTGGAGGAAGTAATATTTATTGAATGAGTTAGATTATCTAGCACTATACTTGAGAgaatgaaatttataaattcaCTCTTAATGCTTAGTATTaagaatgattttattgatataaagaTTTGAGTtaaagtgattttattgatataaaaatctaaattaaaGTGACTTTTTTTATCCAAAACAAAACTTTATAACTTTGCTAGATAAATTTCTTAACTTgagtaattttttcaaatattaactcCTTGGATTATAATTAGATGAAGAAcgaaaaaggaaacaaaagtaaaaaagaagaaaactaaAGGAGGATcaaatatacaaaaagaaaaaaaaatcattttaaacttTGATGATTCTAAATTTAAAGAAGCAAAAGGAACTAAAAGTAAACGAaagaccaaaaaataaaataaataaataaaaaatcaaagggaaaaaaataaaaaatactaacgCCGTctgtggggatcgaacccacgaccacGTGGTTAAAAGCCACGCGCTCTACCACTGAGCTAAGACGGCTCTGATGACATGTTCAACTAATCGTTAATACTAATTCAATGAAACTTTAAATCAGATAAAAGTGGAAAATAGCAAGCATTATTGATGTAGTACTTGTTGGATTCGGTTTTAAGTATCACCAACTACATACGATAAATCTTATCTCTATCTTTATGGATAAAAATTTCGTTCTCGATACACCCTTAACAAGAGTATCACCGATGCCACTTTAAGCATTCTCATTTTGAAGCAAAGTGAATCATGGTGGGTATAGGAGTGTGCATGTGTTGGTTTgggtaattttttatttttttttttgctaaaaagaataaatatatcttCGAGCTATTGTAAATGATATCTAAATATCCTTCATCATATTTTTAGGACGCTGATGTCCTTACCGTCCAAATTTTGGGACGTATATACCCTTTCTACTAACAACGGGACACGTGTCACAATCTAAcccaatttttattataattttaaccCATATTTAAATGATTTACCCAATTAATGAAAAGCTTACTCAAATAACATAATACTCACCCCAAATTATAATCCGAAACCCTCAAACACAAGTCATTTTATCTTACTagttatgtatcatatttattgatttcacataaaaaaaatattatacattaaatacaacgaatacatcaaaatcattgtaTCTTACTAATTTCAACATGTGATGATGTGATAATAAGATCATTCAAGATGTATTATCAAACAAATTTTATCGTAGGAATTAGAAGGCTATGAAGTGAGACAAACTGCTCTAGCAAAGATCAATATTTTGATGCTATCAATCTTGCAATCCCTGTTTGGATACAAATGTTCACTAAGAGACAATAACAAACTATTTTCGACACTGTAATGGTGAAAACATCATTCACTAACTTGATGTCATAGTTAATGATCACGATAGCACAATGAAATGGATGACAATAACCTACTAAAATATCTGAGTGAAAATGGTACATACTCTAAGGTCTAGAGCTTATCTATttaatttggtttgattttagaaatttaacaCTGActaaattgatttgattttggtTTTAACCAATAACCGATCCAAATTGAATCATGAACACCCctaatcataatatcaaaatattattctataCATATAATAAGCTACACTTTTAGTTTATAATACAGATGAACTTTTATCGATGcaaatctttattttagttattttaccTTGCACAAAAATCAAATACTCCATTTTGTTTCAACTTGTTTGTCCTACTTTTCTTTCTTAGTTCATctttaaacaaaatattgtaatttattcTTAGCAACTTTTTAATTTCAATgacttttgatatattttgagatatatttgatttaaaattataatattcaaaagtTTATTTATTGTCTTAAAACTTTGcatcaaaacaaaacaaataaataaattggaaagagtaataaataaataaaataaaataaattacaataaaatgcaaTCATGAACAtacttagggcccgtttggatgggcttaataaaagcagctttaaaaaagtatttttgaaagtgctgaaacttatttttaaaataagcagttatgcgtttggataaaagtgctgaagtttaaaaaaaaagttgttgatgtgtttggcaaataagtactgataaacagctttttaaatcaaaatgtctgaaatacccttaaaagctgttaacataataaaagtaaattaatttatattttacagtcataaataattatattttgctatcattcacatatttctttctcatcacaaattatttataagaggaatataaaacttattatagattttaaagatatataatttgaatagattaaagaacgatttaagattttattttagtttcatccataggtaataataattgtctatcattcacatatttctttattatcacaaattatttataagaggaatataaatttttatttaagttatatgtgcaacttattttacattttaataatatataatttgaatagatcacttgaaaaatttaagatttattttattttcattcattagtgaTAGTAATTGTCTAacatccacacgtgaaaagggaaaaatagaagaaagagatgttagggttatgtgggtaatttggatattgtataaaaatattaagggcaaaaaggtaaaaatgtggtcaacttaaaacaacttataagctggggaaaaaaaagcacccctagcccagcttttaacttttggcttaaaataagtttttttttaacttaaaataagttgttttgagtattgccaaacagctaaataagtcaaaaaccagcttttaagttagtttgatcagcttttaagctgcgccaaacaggctcttattAATACATGATTaatctatatattttgtatttatcatTGAAATTAGTATACAAAAATAGGATTTTCCTCTAAGAAATATACCTCTTAGAATTTTGATTATATCTTCTATTAGTACTTAAAATTGGATGAATTAATATGTTTTTGTGAGTTAGAATAcatcaaatcattttttatgttttgaaaaatcttaaatttatctttcagatgatatcatataataattttaatctttcaAAATATATTCGATTAAAAAgcaatattatatatacatgataaatagtttaaaaagaGTCCATTTAGAACTCCATTACCAAAAAATAGGAGTTTGATATCATTtgatatataatgaaaatataagtCAAATTAGAATCGTTTCCCGTATATAATTACTATCTCTCTATATATTTTAACTCTAAATTGACGGTTCAAATAATTTATTGtattatcaatattttctttaaaatttgtcaaatgatttttcaatagcttgccatttaatttttatttaatattttcaagctCCAATATTTCGAgaattattctaaaattatatacatgacaaaaaaatatataatattgtcAACAGATTGaaagaatttaataatttaaaagtgtAAAAGATTCGTTGATGGACACTTTCACAAagctaaaaattataaatcaaattacctaaataaaaaaagaaaaaaaaaaacttgatgaAAGCACATGAAACCCAACACTGCATAAGTAgtattttatgtgataaatgCAATAAAAAGTTAATGTATTGATGGAATGAATCATGTGATGTGATTAGTAAATAGCTTTCGATTAACACAAATTTTTCATAAccatttaattataataatttgagatctctttttaagaatatttttctttaattctaattaaaaatttatttaaaatgtttttgtagttattaataatataactcAAATATGATAAATCAAATTATCGATGGTAAAATCGATACCTAGTTGATTATAACTAtcagaataatattttaatattatgacaaataaaagtattctaaaacattaaattaatagGATCATCATATAATTAGTAATGATGTAATattaaaactattttcaataaaatattaacaagtgataatattataaaattaattttttttaaaaaaaaacaaatattaaggGCATTTTTATCATTTCCTTTGTTGCCCTTTATTCCTCCTCTTACTGTGTGTTGCATCCAATACCCTCTTCCACTCACTTCATAATCTTTAATCTTTGCTTTATCAAGTAAACCTTTTCAGTTAGCAATTGTCAGAAATTCCTTCTTAAACTAGTTAAGAAATTAATTCACTGTTAATATTATAAtgctataacatataaaattatctactacaatattaagttaatattaatatattactatgactattttttttttaaaaataaaactttcatgTATAGGCGCTCAAAAATAGCCTAATTCCTctctatagctatagtttgagaATTACAATTAATAACTACATGTTATAGAGAGGTGAGAGGCGAGTgagaagggagagagagggcaaagagtgggagagaggtgaattgtatatgtatatcggttagaaaattatatattatacatatgtactTGCATATATAGCAAGCAAGATTGAGGGAGGGAGGAAAGAGACGAGCAAAATAGGGACAGGGAGGAGAGAGTCGAGTGAGATTAGGCTAGGAAGGATAAAGATGAGTGAGCAAGGTTAGAGTGTGGGAAAGAGgagaattatatatgtatatcgattagataattgtatattatacatatgcatttgtatatatatgacaagcgagattgggagaggaaggagagggcagagagtggaaAAGAAGTGAATTGTATACCATTCATATacatttgtgtatatatatatatggaaaatgagattgggagagagaagcgagcgagagagggcagagagtggaaAAGAAGTGAATTGTATAccatacatatacatttgtatatatatggAAAACGAGATTGGGAAagagaagcgagcgagagagggtaGAGAGTGAGAGACAGATGAATTGtttatgtatatcggttagataattacatattatacatatgtatttgtatattctggcgaattatacCTATATGAACGtcactaattatacaaattcgatATCAATCTACGTAATAAATGTATAATGTTAATCGCgatgaataataaaatagtataagtttATTTAACAGTGTAATTTtcgatatttttattcttaaaaaaatttcccCTTCCCATAGAAAACCTCTTAACAGCTCGAACTTCCATTTTCCTCAAGCCTCCGCCTTGTCTCTCTTCAAATCTTCAGTCCCAATTTACTGTATATCAGCCCAATCTTTTGTGCTGTGAATTGCTCTGCGCCCGATTGATCATCGAGATTGTAAGTTCGCCAGTAGTTTTAATACAACAATTGATCGATTCTTGCAGTTCTACTAATAGATttgtaattcatttttttttgttgaaaattcaATATTGTTGTTGATTCTGGTTTATCTGCGCAAAATTTTGTAAATGGGTTACTGAAATTCAATTTGATTCCTTATACATATTACTTACAGGTTTGGATATTTATGAGTTTTGAGGCATTCAACTCTGATAGTTAATAAGCCTTAGTTGTGAGGAAGTATGGTTAACTTGGAGCAGCCAAAGAGAAGAGTTGCTTTTGTGCTTATTGATGGTATAGGAGATGTTTCTCTGCCAAGATTTGGTTATAAAACCCCACTTCAATTGGCAAAAATACCTAATTTGGATGCTATAGCATCTGCCGGAGTTAATGG
Proteins encoded in this region:
- the LOC101251888 gene encoding actin-depolymerizing factor 2 isoform X1, with amino-acid sequence MANAASGMAVHDDCKLKFLELKTKRAFRFIVFKIEEKQIIVEKLGEPAESYEDFCTHLPADECRYAVYDFDFLTKESVPKSRIFFIAWCPDTSKVRSKMIYASSKDRFKRELDGIQIELQATDPTEMGLDVFKSRAN
- the LOC101251888 gene encoding actin-depolymerizing factor 2 isoform X2 encodes the protein MAVHDDCKLKFLELKTKRAFRFIVFKIEEKQIIVEKLGEPAESYEDFCTHLPADECRYAVYDFDFLTKESVPKSRIFFIAWCPDTSKVRSKMIYASSKDRFKRELDGIQIELQATDPTEMGLDVFKSRAN